A DNA window from Xanthomonas campestris pv. campestris str. ATCC 33913 contains the following coding sequences:
- a CDS encoding ABC transporter permease produces the protein MEIRPILSTLQRHKTAAALIVLEVALSCAIISNALFLIGDRLQRTQRPSGLAENELVTLTISGIGRDEDARALTDTDLAALRRIPGVKYASSVSQIPYGDSMWVSGLKLTADQKNSTIDVNDYTGDSQTLDTMGLTLIQGRRFTEGEFTWSDDKTATIPSVILTKSVADKLFPGQSALGKSIYRGDTPMKIVGIVEHLARVNNYGGAAAYDDSILTPVKMTYKEGGRYLLRTDPARRDEVLRQAVAALEKNSASRIIEQPRVFEQMRRNFYRQDRSMAWLLVTMSIALLIVTALGIVGLASFWVQQRTKQIGIRRALGATRSQILRYFQVENFLLASIGIVLGMLMAYSINLWLMARYELPRLPLVYLPIGAVTLWALGQIAVFWPARRAAAVPPAVATRSA, from the coding sequence ATGGAAATCCGCCCCATCCTGTCCACCCTGCAGCGTCACAAGACGGCTGCTGCGTTGATCGTGCTCGAAGTGGCCCTCAGCTGCGCCATCATCTCCAATGCGCTGTTCCTGATCGGCGATCGCCTGCAACGCACACAACGCCCCAGCGGGCTGGCAGAGAATGAACTGGTGACGCTCACCATCAGCGGCATCGGACGCGACGAAGATGCGCGTGCACTCACCGATACGGACTTGGCTGCGCTGCGTCGTATTCCCGGCGTCAAATATGCCTCCAGCGTCAGCCAGATTCCTTATGGTGACAGCATGTGGGTCAGCGGCCTCAAACTGACGGCTGACCAGAAAAACTCAACGATCGACGTCAACGACTACACCGGCGACAGTCAGACCCTGGACACGATGGGCTTGACATTGATACAGGGGCGCCGTTTCACGGAAGGCGAATTTACGTGGTCCGACGATAAGACGGCCACCATCCCAAGTGTCATCCTGACCAAAAGCGTGGCCGACAAACTGTTCCCCGGCCAATCAGCCTTGGGGAAGTCGATCTATCGCGGCGACACGCCCATGAAGATCGTCGGCATCGTGGAGCATTTGGCACGCGTCAACAATTACGGCGGCGCCGCTGCTTACGACGATTCGATACTCACTCCGGTCAAGATGACCTACAAGGAGGGCGGCCGCTACCTGCTACGCACCGATCCGGCGCGCCGTGACGAGGTCCTGCGTCAGGCAGTGGCAGCACTGGAGAAGAACAGTGCAAGTCGCATCATCGAGCAACCAAGAGTCTTCGAGCAGATGCGTCGAAATTTCTATCGCCAGGATCGCTCGATGGCCTGGCTGCTGGTCACCATGAGCATCGCGCTACTGATCGTCACCGCACTCGGCATCGTCGGCCTGGCCAGCTTCTGGGTGCAGCAACGGACCAAGCAGATCGGCATCCGCCGCGCACTGGGTGCGACGCGCAGCCAGATCCTGCGCTATTTCCAGGTCGAGAATTTCCTGCTCGCCTCGATCGGCATCGTGCTTGGCATGCTCATGGCGTACTCGATCAATCTGTGGCTGATGGCCCGCTACGAGCTGCCACGCCTGCCGTTGGTCTATTTGCCGATCGGGGCAGTGACCTTGTGGGCACTTGGCCAGATCGCGGTGTTCTGGCCGGCACGCCGCGCGGCTGCGGTACCTCCGGCCGTCGCCACGCGCAGCGCCTGA
- a CDS encoding ABC transporter permease: protein MFGYYFNLAVRSFRRNKVLTALMVLAIALGIGASMTTLTVFYILSGDPIPGKSGVLFHPQLDARSLGYQDDDALNQLTRFDAEALLREKRGDRQALMSAGTVPLEPENKSLRPMMLDTRYTSVDFFSMFNVPFLYGGAWTTNDDGSRARVVVLSEALNKKLFNGENSVGRTVNVNRNIMRVIGVIRDWRLTPAFYNLGGRAYDKPEQLLLPFSTAMELKLSSSGQRSCWGESISPEDINAACSWVEYWVQLDSPQKVTAYRQYLENYSDQQRRAGRYEQPTNVQLRSVMEWLDFQKVVPSDVRLQTWLAFGFLLVCLVNTVGLLLAKFMRRSGEIGVRRALGATKRSIFAQSLVEAGTIGLAGGILGLGLAMLGLWGVRQQSAEYADPAKLDPVMLLATFALALLASVVAGMLPAWRACSIPPAIQLKAQ, encoded by the coding sequence ATGTTCGGCTATTACTTCAATCTCGCGGTGCGCAGCTTCCGCCGCAACAAGGTGCTCACCGCACTGATGGTGCTCGCCATCGCGCTGGGCATCGGCGCCAGCATGACCACGTTGACGGTGTTCTACATTCTGTCTGGCGATCCGATCCCCGGAAAAAGTGGCGTGCTGTTCCATCCCCAACTGGATGCGCGCTCATTGGGCTATCAAGACGACGACGCACTGAATCAATTGACGCGTTTCGATGCCGAAGCACTACTCCGCGAGAAACGCGGAGACCGGCAGGCGCTGATGAGCGCCGGCACCGTTCCCTTGGAGCCGGAGAACAAATCGTTGCGTCCAATGATGCTGGACACACGGTACACATCCGTTGATTTCTTTTCGATGTTCAACGTGCCGTTTCTCTATGGCGGCGCTTGGACAACCAATGACGATGGCAGCCGTGCGCGGGTCGTGGTGCTGTCGGAGGCGCTCAACAAAAAGTTGTTCAATGGCGAGAACAGCGTTGGCCGCACGGTCAACGTCAACCGCAACATCATGCGGGTGATAGGCGTTATTCGCGATTGGCGCTTGACGCCGGCGTTCTACAACTTGGGCGGCAGAGCCTACGACAAGCCCGAGCAGCTCTTGCTGCCCTTCAGCACTGCGATGGAGCTGAAGCTTTCAAGCAGTGGTCAGCGTTCGTGCTGGGGCGAGAGCATTTCACCGGAAGACATCAATGCCGCTTGCTCCTGGGTTGAATACTGGGTGCAGCTGGATAGCCCGCAAAAGGTCACGGCCTACCGCCAGTACCTTGAAAACTATTCGGATCAGCAACGTCGTGCCGGGCGCTACGAGCAGCCGACCAACGTCCAGTTGCGTAGTGTGATGGAGTGGCTGGACTTCCAGAAGGTGGTTCCCAGCGATGTCCGTCTACAGACATGGTTGGCCTTCGGATTTCTGTTGGTGTGCCTGGTCAATACGGTTGGCCTGCTGCTCGCCAAGTTCATGCGCCGCAGTGGAGAGATCGGTGTGCGACGGGCACTGGGCGCAACAAAGCGCAGCATCTTCGCGCAGTCGTTGGTCGAGGCCGGAACGATCGGTTTGGCCGGCGGCATCCTGGGGCTGGGCCTCGCCATGCTGGGCCTGTGGGGCGTGCGTCAACAATCCGCTGAATATGCGGATCCGGCAAAGCTTGACCCGGTGATGCTGCTGGCGACATTTGCGCTTGCGCTCTTGGCGAGCGTCGTGGCCGGGATGCTCCCCGCATGGCGCGCTTGCAGCATCCCTCCTGCCATTCAACTCAAAGCGCAGTGA
- a CDS encoding ABC transporter ATP-binding protein: MLKMQSVSKVFRTEQVETHALRSLDLHVREGEFVAVTGPSGSGKTTFLNLAGLLETFTSGQYLLDGEDVSHLSDDARSRLRNQKIGFIFQGFNLIPDLNLFDNVDVPLRYRGMAAAERKQRIEEALTKVGLGSRLKHYPTELSGGQQQRAAIARALAGSPRLLLADEPTGNLDSQMARGVMELLEEINSQGTTIVMVTHDPELAARAQRNVHIVDGQATDLERNPSLMRAPAAASTLAD, encoded by the coding sequence ATGCTCAAGATGCAATCGGTCTCCAAGGTCTTCCGCACCGAACAGGTGGAAACACACGCGCTGCGCTCGCTCGACCTGCATGTGCGCGAAGGCGAATTCGTCGCCGTTACCGGGCCGTCGGGTTCGGGCAAGACCACCTTCCTCAACCTGGCCGGGCTGCTGGAAACCTTCACCAGCGGGCAGTACCTGCTCGACGGCGAAGACGTCAGCCATCTCTCCGATGACGCGCGCTCGCGCCTGCGCAACCAGAAGATCGGTTTCATTTTCCAGGGCTTCAACCTGATTCCCGACCTCAACCTGTTCGACAACGTCGATGTGCCGCTGCGCTATCGCGGCATGGCCGCCGCCGAGCGCAAGCAGCGCATCGAAGAAGCGCTGACCAAGGTCGGCCTGGGCTCGCGCCTGAAGCATTACCCCACCGAACTGTCGGGCGGCCAGCAGCAGCGCGCAGCGATCGCACGCGCACTGGCCGGCAGCCCGCGCCTGCTGCTTGCCGACGAACCCACCGGCAACCTCGACTCGCAGATGGCACGCGGCGTGATGGAGTTACTGGAAGAAATCAACAGCCAGGGCACCACCATCGTGATGGTGACCCATGACCCGGAACTGGCCGCACGCGCGCAGCGCAACGTGCACATCGTCGACGGCCAGGCCACGGATCTGGAACGCAATCCCAGCCTGATGCGTGCGCCCGCCGCCGCATCCACCCTGGCCGACTGA
- a CDS encoding efflux RND transporter periplasmic adaptor subunit has translation MIRDTSAQDQVLRTSSQSAPWRRWLWPGIAALAVLAGISWAVNAWSAGSRSFDAARVRIATVSQGDLVRDIAADGRVIAANSPVLYAISAGTVTLSVVAGDVVKQGQELARIDSPELRSKLAQEQATLAGLEAESSRAALDATLARASASKLTDEAKIDKQAAVRDLERYQRGYDGGAVPQVELAKAQDTLKKTDIDLQHAQRDAALKGQGADLDSRNKRLLADRQRAVVAEVQRQVDALTLLSPFDGQVGQVQAVQHTQVAANAPILGVVDLSKFEVEIKVPESFARELAIGMPAQLTSGSGEPFAGAISAVSPEVVNGEVTARIRFTDKQPPGLRQSQRMSARVVIDTRRNVLKVERGPFVEQSGGSYAYVMEGSTAARRPVKLGVSSLGEVQVLSGLQAGDRVVVSGADNFGDAPRVTVH, from the coding sequence ATGATCCGCGACACCTCCGCACAGGACCAGGTACTCCGCACCTCCTCCCAGAGCGCGCCATGGCGCCGTTGGCTGTGGCCGGGCATTGCCGCGCTGGCGGTCCTCGCCGGCATCAGCTGGGCGGTGAACGCCTGGAGCGCCGGCAGCCGCTCGTTCGACGCCGCCCGCGTGCGCATCGCCACCGTGAGCCAGGGCGATCTGGTGCGCGACATCGCCGCCGACGGCCGCGTGATCGCCGCCAACAGCCCGGTGCTCTACGCCATCTCCGCCGGCACGGTGACGTTGAGCGTGGTGGCCGGCGATGTGGTCAAGCAGGGCCAGGAACTCGCGCGCATCGACAGCCCGGAGCTGCGCAGCAAGCTGGCGCAGGAACAGGCCACGCTCGCCGGCCTGGAGGCCGAGTCCAGCCGCGCCGCCCTGGATGCCACGCTCGCCCGGGCCAGCGCCAGCAAGCTCACCGACGAGGCCAAGATCGACAAGCAGGCCGCTGTGCGCGACCTGGAGCGTTATCAGCGTGGCTACGATGGCGGCGCGGTGCCGCAAGTGGAACTCGCCAAGGCACAGGACACCTTGAAGAAGACCGACATCGACCTGCAACACGCGCAGCGCGATGCCGCCCTGAAGGGCCAGGGCGCGGACCTGGATTCGCGCAACAAGCGGCTGCTGGCCGACCGCCAGCGCGCGGTGGTGGCCGAAGTACAACGCCAGGTCGATGCGCTCACCCTGCTGTCGCCGTTCGATGGCCAGGTCGGCCAGGTGCAGGCGGTGCAGCACACCCAGGTGGCCGCCAATGCGCCCATCCTCGGCGTGGTGGATCTGTCCAAGTTCGAAGTCGAGATCAAGGTGCCGGAAAGCTTTGCGCGTGAGTTGGCGATCGGCATGCCGGCCCAGCTCACCAGCGGCAGTGGCGAACCCTTCGCCGGCGCCATTTCGGCGGTCTCGCCGGAAGTGGTCAATGGTGAAGTCACCGCACGCATCCGTTTCACCGACAAGCAACCGCCCGGCCTGCGCCAGAGCCAGCGCATGAGCGCGCGGGTGGTGATCGACACGCGGCGCAATGTGCTCAAGGTCGAGCGCGGTCCCTTCGTCGAACAATCCGGTGGCAGCTACGCCTATGTGATGGAAGGCAGCACTGCCGCGCGCCGCCCGGTGAAGCTGGGTGTCAGCAGCCTGGGCGAAGTGCAGGTGCTCTCCGGCCTGCAGGCAGGCGACCGCGTGGTGGTTTCCGGCGCCGACAACTTCGGCGACGCCCCGCGCGTCACCGTGCACTGA
- the glmS gene encoding glutamine--fructose-6-phosphate transaminase (isomerizing) codes for MCGIVGAIAGRDVVPVLIEGLKRLEYRGYDSSGIAVLDGTQVRRVRRTGRVAEMAQAAQAEQFGATLGIGHTRWATHGGVTEANAHPHISAGVALVHNGIIENHEEQREKLRALGYTFESQTDTEVIAHLIHHHLADAGDLLSALQRTVKELTGAYALAVMSQAEQERFVCARMGCPLLIGVGEGENFVASDVSAIVQATRQVIFLEEGDTAELRRDGVRVFDASDAAVERPLHLSDVSLASLELGPFRHFMQKEIHEQPRALADTIEAAIDAKGFPASLFGPTADAVLRDIEGVQILACGTSYYAGLTARYWIEAIAGLPCSVEIASEYRYRAAYANPKHLIVTISQSGETLDTMEALKYAKSLGHLHTLSICNVPESAIPRASELVCYTRAGAEIGVASTKAFTTQLAVLFQLTMVLGKLQGRISDSEEADYLEQLRFLPGSVQHALNLEPQIMAWAERFSPKENALFLGRGLHYPIALEGALKLKEISYIHAEAYPAGELKHGPLALVDATMPVVVIAPNDRLLEKVKSNMQEVRARGGELFVFADQDSHFSESDGVHVIRTPRHAGVLSPVIHTIPVQLLAYHTALARGTDVDKPRNLAKSVTVE; via the coding sequence ATGTGCGGCATTGTCGGCGCCATCGCCGGGCGCGACGTGGTTCCGGTCCTCATCGAAGGGCTCAAGCGTCTGGAGTACCGGGGCTATGATTCCTCCGGCATCGCGGTGCTGGACGGCACGCAGGTACGCCGCGTGCGCCGCACTGGCCGGGTGGCGGAAATGGCACAGGCGGCGCAGGCCGAGCAGTTTGGCGCGACCCTGGGCATCGGCCATACCCGCTGGGCCACCCATGGCGGCGTCACCGAAGCCAATGCGCATCCGCACATCAGTGCCGGCGTGGCGCTGGTGCACAACGGCATCATCGAAAACCACGAGGAACAGCGCGAAAAGCTGCGCGCGCTCGGCTACACCTTCGAGTCGCAGACCGACACCGAAGTCATTGCGCATCTGATCCATCACCATCTGGCCGATGCGGGCGATCTCCTCAGCGCGCTGCAGCGCACGGTGAAGGAACTCACTGGCGCCTACGCGCTGGCGGTGATGAGCCAGGCCGAGCAGGAGCGCTTCGTCTGCGCGCGCATGGGCTGCCCATTGCTGATCGGCGTGGGCGAGGGCGAAAACTTCGTTGCCTCCGATGTCTCGGCGATCGTGCAGGCCACCCGGCAAGTGATCTTTCTGGAAGAGGGCGACACCGCCGAATTGCGCCGCGATGGCGTGCGCGTGTTCGATGCGAGCGACGCGGCGGTGGAGCGCCCGCTTCATTTATCCGATGTCTCGTTGGCCTCGCTGGAGCTGGGCCCGTTCCGCCACTTCATGCAGAAGGAAATCCACGAGCAGCCGCGTGCGCTGGCCGACACCATCGAAGCGGCGATCGATGCCAAGGGCTTCCCCGCATCGTTGTTCGGGCCCACTGCCGATGCGGTGCTGCGCGACATCGAAGGCGTGCAGATCCTGGCCTGCGGCACCAGTTACTACGCCGGCCTGACGGCGCGCTACTGGATCGAAGCGATCGCCGGCTTGCCATGCAGCGTGGAGATTGCCAGCGAATACCGCTACCGCGCCGCCTATGCCAACCCGAAGCATTTGATCGTCACCATCTCGCAGTCCGGCGAAACGTTGGACACGATGGAGGCGCTCAAATACGCCAAGTCGCTCGGGCATCTGCACACCTTGTCGATCTGCAACGTGCCGGAGAGCGCCATCCCGCGCGCCAGCGAGCTGGTCTGCTACACGCGCGCCGGTGCCGAGATCGGCGTCGCTTCGACCAAGGCGTTCACCACCCAGCTGGCAGTGTTGTTCCAGCTGACCATGGTGCTGGGCAAGCTGCAGGGCCGTATCAGCGACAGCGAAGAAGCCGACTACCTGGAGCAGCTGCGCTTCCTGCCAGGTAGCGTGCAGCACGCCTTGAACCTGGAGCCGCAGATCATGGCCTGGGCCGAGCGTTTTTCCCCGAAAGAGAATGCGCTGTTCCTCGGCCGCGGCCTGCATTACCCGATCGCGCTGGAAGGCGCGCTCAAGCTCAAGGAAATCTCCTATATCCACGCCGAGGCGTATCCGGCTGGCGAGTTGAAGCACGGCCCGCTGGCGTTGGTGGATGCCACCATGCCGGTGGTGGTGATCGCGCCGAACGACCGCCTGCTGGAAAAGGTTAAATCCAACATGCAGGAAGTGCGCGCGCGGGGGGGCGAACTGTTCGTGTTCGCCGATCAGGACAGCCATTTCAGCGAGTCCGACGGCGTGCATGTGATCCGCACACCGCGCCACGCCGGCGTGTTGTCGCCGGTGATCCACACCATCCCGGTGCAGTTGCTGGCCTATCACACCGCCCTGGCACGCGGCACCGATGTGGACAAGCCACGGAATCTGGCCAAATCGGTGACGGTGGAATAA
- a CDS encoding IS5-like element IS1478 family transposase → MHTRRPAAEHMPAEELFRSRLENQIDLRHPLAQLSQRMPWTALEQALSSRLPATQAGGGRPALPVRLIAGLLYLKHAYDLSDEAVCERWLENPYWQFFTGEVVFQTRLPCDASSLTRWRQRLDEAGMEELLAHTINAAHAMQAVDARELSRVIVDTTVQEKAIAYPTDSRLLEVARKKLVLLAKRYGIGLRQSYARQGPALSRKAGRYAHARQFKRMQRVLRRQRTVLGRVLRDIARKLDQVEPGVRERIAVWLERAQRLYTQRPKDKQKLYALHAPEVECIGKGKARQAYEFGVKVGIAVTACKGLVVGARSFPGNPYDGDTLAEQLEQTRGLLQDLSVEPTVAIVDLGYRGREVDGVQVLHRGKAKTLTRRQWRWIKRRQAVEPVIGHLKDDCRLRRCRLKGAQGDALHVLGCAAGYNLRWLLRWIAFLRAWMRAMGWPSFSAVPLSPMTLGA, encoded by the coding sequence ATGCATACACGCCGTCCTGCTGCCGAGCACATGCCTGCCGAGGAGTTGTTTCGTTCGCGCCTGGAGAACCAGATCGATCTGCGGCATCCGCTGGCGCAGCTGAGCCAACGGATGCCGTGGACGGCGTTGGAGCAAGCACTTTCATCGCGCTTGCCGGCCACCCAGGCTGGTGGCGGTCGGCCGGCATTGCCGGTGCGGCTGATCGCCGGTTTGCTCTACCTCAAACACGCCTACGACCTGTCCGATGAGGCGGTGTGCGAGCGTTGGCTGGAAAATCCGTATTGGCAGTTTTTCACTGGCGAGGTCGTGTTCCAGACGCGCTTGCCGTGCGATGCCAGCTCGCTGACGCGCTGGCGTCAGCGGCTTGACGAAGCGGGGATGGAAGAGTTGCTGGCACACACCATCAACGCTGCACATGCCATGCAGGCGGTGGACGCACGCGAGTTGTCGCGGGTGATCGTGGACACCACGGTGCAGGAAAAGGCGATTGCCTATCCGACCGATAGTCGGTTGCTGGAGGTGGCACGCAAGAAACTGGTGCTGCTGGCCAAGCGTTACGGCATCGGGTTGCGGCAGAGCTACGCACGGCAAGGTCCGGCCCTGAGCCGCAAGGCGGGCCGCTATGCGCATGCACGCCAGTTCAAGCGCATGCAGCGCGTGCTGCGACGTCAACGCACGGTCTTGGGGCGGGTGTTGCGCGATATCGCGCGCAAGCTGGACCAGGTGGAACCCGGCGTGCGCGAGCGCATCGCGGTCTGGCTGGAACGTGCGCAACGGCTGTACACGCAGCGTCCGAAGGACAAACAAAAACTGTACGCATTGCATGCCCCGGAAGTGGAATGCATCGGTAAGGGCAAGGCGCGTCAAGCGTACGAATTCGGCGTCAAGGTCGGCATTGCGGTCACCGCCTGCAAGGGATTGGTCGTGGGTGCGCGTAGCTTCCCGGGCAACCCGTACGACGGCGACACCTTGGCCGAGCAGCTGGAGCAGACACGCGGGTTGCTGCAGGATCTGAGCGTAGAACCGACGGTGGCGATCGTGGACCTGGGCTATCGCGGGCGCGAGGTCGATGGCGTGCAGGTGCTCCATCGTGGCAAGGCCAAGACGCTGACGCGACGGCAATGGCGCTGGATCAAACGACGGCAGGCGGTGGAACCGGTGATCGGACATCTGAAAGACGACTGCAGGTTGCGTCGCTGCAGGCTGAAAGGTGCACAAGGCGATGCGCTGCACGTACTCGGCTGCGCCGCCGGCTACAACCTGCGCTGGCTGCTGCGCTGGATCGCGTTTTTGCGTGCCTGGATGCGGGCGATGGGATGGCCATCCTTTAGCGCCGTGCCGCTGTCGCCGATGACACTTGGTGCTTGA
- a CDS encoding XVIPCD domain-containing protein, whose protein sequence is MLDIIEREATERNIPLDDFMRFAHVETGGNFDELASRGAAGAKGLFQFTPRTAEQYGIAGRELDAVVNTDAAARLYLDNRTSLVDRHERDGRPYLSGKPAPDGLDMYMAHQQGAGGYRSLQTAIATGSFGLESTRANILNNVGEKELKSLTGVDAATFQRMSDKDMAQTFVQYWDTKMDRIRIPEKGIEPVSATQQAPSQAAPSQSAPAQPEKAAAHGIALHAAYDLTNKYDHVKYGLGAKDPDKGKVDCSGWVVEMQNATMGEINKGAGKAIFTKDEKFSPGFDSASELLRKAEQRSGVLIQGKDVTAHNLKEGMIIGEDNGPQSWDKGRYKGIDHITMVVRDPKHGELKISQSRGSEGVELSSLDTYLERKHAKGVKLYASDPLFEARELLQDRSQSKQQSHDGNTHKPAHAQTAAETSGLLREKAHGAEVLKLQQTLQQLGYKDAKGNELNADGAYGQRTGEAVKAFQRAHGLQEDGVVGGDTLKALKQAEKTPLLSEKTNPDNPLYNQAVSKLEQLGPTAFTDRRALENAAGSLAFEAKVSGLQRIDAVMQSKDGSGLFAVQGQPSDPAHQRIYTDKAAAAERPLEQSSNAVRQEAQSLQTLQVQDQQEQQRTQSRAAV, encoded by the coding sequence GTGCTCGACATCATCGAACGCGAAGCAACCGAGCGGAATATTCCGCTTGACGACTTCATGCGCTTTGCCCACGTAGAGACTGGCGGCAACTTCGACGAGTTGGCCAGTCGCGGAGCCGCTGGTGCGAAGGGGCTCTTTCAGTTCACTCCTCGGACCGCCGAGCAATACGGCATCGCTGGACGTGAGTTGGACGCAGTGGTCAATACCGATGCAGCAGCGCGGCTATATCTGGATAACCGGACGAGCCTGGTTGACCGGCACGAACGCGATGGCCGGCCGTATCTGTCGGGCAAACCGGCGCCTGATGGCCTGGACATGTACATGGCCCATCAGCAGGGCGCTGGCGGTTACCGCTCTCTTCAGACCGCAATCGCCACTGGATCTTTCGGGCTTGAGAGCACGCGCGCCAACATCCTCAACAATGTCGGCGAAAAAGAACTGAAGTCTTTGACGGGCGTGGATGCGGCGACGTTCCAGCGCATGTCGGACAAGGACATGGCACAGACGTTCGTGCAGTACTGGGATACGAAGATGGACCGTATCCGTATCCCTGAAAAAGGTATTGAGCCCGTTTCGGCCACGCAGCAGGCGCCGTCGCAAGCTGCGCCATCGCAGTCCGCACCTGCACAGCCGGAGAAAGCTGCAGCGCACGGCATCGCGCTCCATGCCGCCTATGACCTCACCAACAAATACGACCACGTCAAGTACGGCCTGGGAGCAAAGGATCCGGACAAAGGCAAGGTCGATTGTTCTGGCTGGGTGGTCGAGATGCAGAACGCGACCATGGGTGAAATCAACAAGGGCGCTGGCAAGGCCATCTTCACCAAGGACGAAAAGTTCAGCCCTGGTTTCGACAGTGCATCAGAACTGCTGCGCAAGGCCGAACAACGCTCTGGCGTCCTGATCCAAGGCAAAGACGTCACTGCCCATAACCTCAAAGAGGGCATGATCATTGGCGAGGACAATGGCCCCCAGAGTTGGGACAAGGGGCGCTACAAGGGCATAGACCACATCACCATGGTGGTGCGCGACCCCAAGCATGGCGAACTCAAGATCAGCCAGTCGCGTGGTAGTGAAGGCGTCGAGCTCAGCTCGCTGGATACCTATCTTGAACGCAAGCACGCCAAGGGCGTCAAGCTCTATGCCAGCGACCCGCTATTCGAGGCGCGCGAGTTGCTGCAGGACCGCAGTCAGAGCAAGCAGCAGTCTCACGACGGCAACACGCATAAACCGGCGCATGCGCAAACGGCTGCAGAAACATCCGGCTTGCTGCGCGAGAAGGCGCATGGCGCTGAGGTTCTGAAGTTGCAACAGACCTTGCAGCAGTTGGGCTACAAGGACGCAAAGGGCAATGAGCTCAACGCCGACGGCGCCTACGGCCAGCGAACAGGTGAGGCGGTCAAGGCGTTTCAGCGTGCACACGGACTGCAGGAAGATGGCGTCGTTGGCGGCGATACGCTCAAGGCGCTGAAGCAGGCCGAGAAGACGCCATTGCTGTCGGAAAAAACCAACCCCGATAATCCGTTGTACAACCAGGCCGTGAGCAAGCTGGAACAGTTGGGTCCGACTGCATTCACCGACCGTCGCGCATTGGAAAATGCGGCTGGCTCATTGGCGTTCGAAGCCAAGGTCAGCGGCCTGCAGCGCATCGACGCGGTGATGCAGAGCAAGGACGGCAGTGGACTGTTCGCGGTACAGGGTCAGCCAAGCGACCCCGCGCACCAGCGGATCTACACGGATAAGGCAGCCGCTGCAGAGCGCCCATTAGAACAAAGCAGCAACGCGGTTCGCCAGGAAGCACAATCCCTGCAAACTCTGCAGGTACAGGACCAGCAAGAACAACAGCGTACTCAGTCACGCGCGGCTGTTTAA
- the gloA gene encoding lactoylglutathione lyase, which yields MPLTDLQHVPGATAAPADTQGFVFNHTMLRVKDAPRSLDFYTRVLGFRLLDARDFAEAKFSLYFLALLPEGTAVPDDDAARRLWMAGIPGVLELTHNHGTETQDGAVYHDGNSDPRGFGHICISVPDIHAACARFDSLGVPYQKRLEDGRMKHLAFIKDPDGYWVEIISNTPLA from the coding sequence ATGCCCTTGACCGACCTGCAACACGTCCCCGGCGCCACGGCCGCACCGGCAGACACCCAGGGATTCGTGTTCAACCACACCATGCTGCGCGTCAAGGACGCCCCGCGTTCGCTGGACTTCTACACCCGCGTACTCGGCTTCCGCCTGCTCGATGCACGCGACTTCGCCGAAGCAAAATTCAGCCTGTATTTCCTCGCGCTGCTGCCCGAAGGCACTGCAGTGCCCGACGATGACGCCGCACGCCGCCTGTGGATGGCCGGCATCCCCGGCGTGCTCGAGCTCACCCACAACCACGGCACCGAAACCCAGGACGGTGCGGTCTACCACGACGGCAACAGCGACCCACGCGGCTTCGGCCACATCTGCATCTCGGTGCCGGACATCCACGCCGCCTGCGCACGCTTCGACAGCCTCGGCGTGCCGTACCAGAAACGCCTGGAAGACGGCCGCATGAAGCACCTGGCCTTCATCAAGGACCCGGACGGCTACTGGGTGGAGATCATCTCGAACACGCCGCTGGCATAA